The Rhizobium leguminosarum genome includes a region encoding these proteins:
- the purB gene encoding adenylosuccinate lyase, whose amino-acid sequence MIPRYSRPEMVAIWSPETKFRIWFEIEAHACDALAELGVIPKSAAKTIWEKGGGAAFDVDRIDEIEAVTKHDVIAFLTHLAEIVGPDARFVHQGMTSSDVLDTCFNVQLVRATDILLADIDRLLEALKNRAFEHKDTVTIGRSHGIHAEPTTFGVKLALAYAEFERCRQRLVAAREEVATCAISGAVGTFANIDPRVEEHVAEALGLKAEPVSTQVIPRDRHAMYFATLGVVASSIERLATEIRHLQRTEVLEAEEYFSPGQKGSSAMPHKRNPVLTENLTGLARMVRSYAMPAMENVALWHERDISHSSVERMIGPDATVTLDFALSRLAGVIEKLLVYPENMEKNLNKFRGLVHSQRVLLALTQAGTSREDAYRLVQRNAMKVWEQGKDFLEELLADAEVRAALSEEDIREKFDLGYHTKHVDTIFRRVFGAA is encoded by the coding sequence ATGATCCCGCGTTATTCCCGGCCCGAAATGGTCGCCATCTGGTCTCCCGAAACCAAGTTTCGCATCTGGTTCGAGATCGAGGCGCATGCCTGCGACGCGCTGGCCGAACTCGGCGTCATCCCGAAATCGGCGGCAAAGACGATCTGGGAAAAGGGCGGCGGCGCCGCCTTCGACGTCGACCGCATCGATGAGATCGAGGCCGTCACCAAGCACGACGTCATCGCCTTCCTCACCCATCTCGCTGAGATCGTCGGCCCGGATGCGCGCTTCGTCCACCAGGGCATGACCTCGTCCGACGTGCTCGACACCTGCTTCAACGTCCAGCTGGTGCGCGCCACCGACATCCTGCTCGCTGATATCGACCGCCTGCTCGAAGCGCTGAAAAACCGCGCGTTCGAACACAAGGACACCGTCACCATCGGCCGTTCGCACGGCATCCACGCCGAGCCCACCACCTTCGGCGTCAAGCTGGCGCTCGCCTATGCCGAATTCGAGCGCTGCCGCCAGCGCCTCGTCGCCGCCCGCGAGGAAGTCGCGACCTGCGCCATATCGGGGGCCGTCGGCACCTTCGCCAATATCGATCCGCGCGTCGAGGAACACGTCGCCGAGGCCCTCGGCCTGAAGGCCGAGCCGGTGTCGACGCAGGTCATCCCGCGTGACCGCCACGCCATGTATTTCGCCACGCTTGGCGTCGTCGCCTCGTCGATCGAGCGGCTGGCGACCGAGATCCGCCACCTGCAGCGCACCGAGGTGCTGGAAGCCGAGGAATATTTCTCGCCCGGCCAGAAGGGCTCTTCGGCCATGCCGCATAAGCGCAACCCGGTTCTGACCGAAAACCTGACCGGCCTTGCCCGCATGGTCCGCTCCTATGCCATGCCGGCAATGGAAAACGTCGCCCTCTGGCATGAACGCGATATTTCCCACTCCTCGGTCGAACGCATGATCGGCCCGGATGCCACGGTGACACTCGATTTCGCCCTGTCGCGGCTTGCCGGCGTCATCGAAAAGCTGCTGGTTTACCCTGAGAACATGGAAAAGAATCTCAACAAATTCCGCGGCCTCGTCCATTCGCAGCGTGTCCTGCTGGCACTGACCCAGGCCGGCACTTCCCGCGAAGATGCCTACCGCCTCGTCCAGCGCAACGCCATGAAGGTCTGGGAACAGGGCAAGGATTTTCTGGAAGAGCTGCTTGCAGACGCCGAAGTCCGCGCCGCATTGTCGGAAGAGGACATCCGCGAAAAATTCGACCTCGGCTATCATACCAAGCATGTCGATACGATCTTCCGGCGCGTGTTTGGGGCGGCGTGA
- a CDS encoding DUF2259 domain-containing protein, which translates to MNKRMIIGGMLAAAFAGLPGLSFAGDIANIQPIGFSADGKVFGFQEFGIEESGNLPYSNTYFIDTEDGHYLEGTPFHTELTDKDANLSKARRQNLTAARSQMDKYDLLTNPGLIAAFNPPTELGSPSKTLRYTTLATDGPPKAPYTLSLGEMPVPTPKDCAAVDKRVIGFSLQMIEKEGAPNRQAARQATAVPAERACSVEYRIGGAVVYQPEGGNQVHIALVLAFDADRNGRWIAVPVHP; encoded by the coding sequence ATGAACAAACGTATGATCATTGGTGGCATGCTTGCTGCCGCATTTGCCGGCCTACCCGGCCTGTCATTTGCCGGCGATATCGCCAATATCCAGCCGATCGGCTTTTCCGCCGACGGCAAGGTCTTCGGATTTCAGGAGTTCGGCATCGAGGAGAGCGGCAACCTTCCCTACTCCAACACCTATTTCATCGATACCGAAGACGGCCACTATCTCGAGGGCACGCCTTTCCATACCGAGTTGACCGACAAGGACGCCAATCTCTCCAAGGCGCGGCGGCAGAACCTGACGGCAGCGCGCAGCCAGATGGACAAATACGATCTTCTGACCAATCCCGGCCTGATCGCCGCCTTCAATCCGCCGACCGAACTTGGCTCGCCCTCGAAGACGCTTCGCTACACCACGCTTGCGACCGACGGTCCGCCGAAGGCGCCCTATACGCTCTCGCTCGGCGAGATGCCGGTGCCGACGCCGAAGGATTGCGCTGCAGTCGACAAGCGGGTCATCGGCTTCAGCCTGCAGATGATCGAGAAGGAAGGCGCTCCGAACCGCCAGGCGGCGCGCCAGGCGACCGCGGTTCCCGCAGAGCGCGCATGTTCCGTCGAATACCGGATCGGTGGCGCCGTGGTCTATCAGCCTGAAGGCGGAAACCAGGTTCACATCGCCCTCGTCCTGGCCTTCGATGCCGACAGGAACGGACGCTGGATCGCCGTTCCGGTTCATCCCTGA
- a CDS encoding peptidoglycan DD-metalloendopeptidase family protein has protein sequence MNSGHQHRVFGRRAQEHILILASGDKVRHMTVRPWMAALAFCFVGVFSIGYLLATSYLVLRDDLIGATMARQARMQHDYEDRIAALRAQVDRITSRQLLDQQVVEDKVDKLMEQQMALTSRHGKLDNLLDRAESSGLTEKDGAPPSPSSPVQSYAPDVKDKRASLTGSGIEAIEKQLASGAPADATPDNSTLAYVPATDTVGDRADRIFSKVTLSLKDVEQDQRSRVEQLTSDAGNAANAIETVLTRFKIPMPETAARKDDDDAVGGPYVEPESNDGFNNSLAALDGALTRLEAVRSTAESLPFRNPAIGKDVTSPFGNRRDPFLGRLALHSGIDFRFSPGERIRPTAPGKVISAGWTGGYGNMVEIDHGNGISTRYGHMSEILVKVGDTVDRNDVIGLAGSTGRSTGTHLHYEVRQDGHAVDPVYFMNAGLKLATYIK, from the coding sequence GTGAACAGCGGACATCAGCACCGGGTATTCGGCAGGCGGGCGCAGGAGCATATCCTCATCCTGGCAAGCGGCGACAAGGTCCGCCATATGACGGTCCGGCCATGGATGGCAGCACTTGCCTTCTGCTTCGTCGGCGTGTTCTCGATCGGCTACCTCCTGGCCACGTCCTATCTCGTGCTGCGCGACGACCTGATCGGCGCCACCATGGCCCGCCAGGCCCGCATGCAGCACGATTATGAAGACCGCATCGCCGCCCTCCGCGCGCAGGTCGACCGCATCACCTCCCGCCAGCTTCTCGACCAGCAGGTGGTGGAAGACAAGGTCGACAAGCTGATGGAGCAGCAGATGGCGCTGACCTCGCGCCATGGCAAGCTCGACAATCTGCTCGACCGGGCCGAGAGTTCCGGCCTGACGGAAAAGGACGGCGCCCCGCCTTCACCGTCTTCGCCCGTTCAGTCCTATGCACCCGATGTCAAGGACAAGCGCGCTTCACTCACCGGGAGCGGCATCGAGGCGATCGAGAAACAGCTGGCGAGCGGCGCGCCCGCCGATGCGACGCCCGACAATTCGACGCTTGCCTATGTGCCGGCCACCGACACGGTCGGCGACCGTGCCGACCGCATCTTCTCCAAGGTGACGCTGTCGCTAAAAGATGTCGAACAGGACCAGCGCAGCCGTGTCGAACAGCTGACGAGCGATGCCGGCAATGCCGCCAACGCCATCGAGACCGTGCTGACCCGCTTCAAGATTCCGATGCCCGAGACCGCTGCCAGGAAAGACGACGACGATGCCGTCGGTGGCCCCTATGTCGAGCCGGAAAGCAACGACGGCTTCAACAATTCGCTGGCAGCGCTCGACGGCGCGCTGACCCGGCTCGAAGCAGTGCGCAGTACCGCGGAATCCCTGCCCTTCCGCAATCCCGCTATCGGCAAGGACGTGACCAGCCCCTTCGGCAACCGCCGCGACCCTTTCCTCGGCCGCCTCGCGCTCCATTCCGGCATCGATTTCCGCTTTTCGCCCGGCGAAAGGATCCGCCCGACGGCGCCCGGCAAGGTCATTTCGGCCGGCTGGACCGGTGGCTACGGCAACATGGTCGAGATCGATCACGGCAACGGCATCTCAACGCGCTACGGGCATATGTCGGAGATTCTGGTCAAAGTCGGCGACACGGTCGACCGCAACGACGTCATCGGCCTTGCCGGCAGTACCGGCCGCTCGACGGGCACGCACCTGCATTATGAAGTGCGCCAGGACGGCCATGCCGTCGATCCAGTCTATTTCATGAATGCCGGCCTTAAACTCGCCACCTATATCAAGTAA
- a CDS encoding flavin reductase, with protein MLNRQHIDPGLYRDAMSRYAGHVQLVTTAMGELRRGVTITAACSVSDNPASVLICLNNTNPKNEIFFRSGVFVLNTLGAHHQAVADAFSGRTALTNDDRFASARFDTLVTGAPVLFDALAAFDCRVIDIKEMPTHNVVFGEVAAVRFSEKHPALIYMNRDYHAL; from the coding sequence GTGTTGAACAGGCAGCATATCGACCCCGGCCTTTATCGCGATGCCATGAGCCGGTATGCCGGCCATGTGCAGCTCGTGACGACGGCGATGGGCGAGCTGCGCCGCGGCGTCACCATCACTGCAGCCTGCTCGGTCTCGGACAATCCGGCCTCTGTGCTGATCTGCCTCAACAACACCAATCCGAAGAACGAGATCTTCTTCCGCAGCGGCGTCTTCGTGCTCAACACGCTTGGCGCTCATCACCAGGCCGTTGCCGACGCTTTCTCCGGGCGCACCGCGCTTACCAATGACGACCGCTTCGCCAGCGCCCGTTTCGACACACTCGTCACCGGCGCGCCGGTTCTCTTCGATGCGCTCGCAGCCTTCGATTGCCGGGTGATCGATATTAAGGAAATGCCGACGCACAATGTCGTCTTCGGCGAGGTTGCGGCTGTCCGCTTCAGCGAAAAGCACCCGGCGCTCATCTATATGAACCGGGATTATCACGCGCTGTAA
- a CDS encoding ferritin-like domain-containing protein, which translates to MTGNLTITSLRGGAIDAISSADLDRKTALAQESATRWFARRVSLRSPLDAALPDRPGGPDKPVLTPPTQVEKRSLHTLKGRIALLHAIAHIELNAVDLALDIVARFATEQVPNSFFDGWMLVAFEEAKHFRMVRARLNDLGADYGDLPAHDGLWQAAHSTRNDLTARLAVVPLILEARGLDVTPSLQAKMRQTGDLESAAVLDVIYNDEKGHVAVGAKWFRFLCAREKRDPAKAFQELVRANFRGPLKPPFNDLARAEAGLTPSFYRSLASISHA; encoded by the coding sequence GTGACCGGGAATCTCACGATAACCTCGCTGCGCGGCGGCGCCATCGATGCGATCTCTTCCGCCGACCTCGACCGCAAGACGGCGCTTGCGCAGGAAAGCGCCACCCGCTGGTTCGCCCGCCGGGTGTCGCTGCGCTCGCCGCTCGATGCAGCCCTGCCCGACAGGCCCGGCGGTCCCGACAAACCGGTGCTGACGCCGCCGACCCAGGTGGAGAAGCGCTCGCTGCATACGCTCAAAGGGCGGATCGCCCTGCTGCACGCCATCGCCCATATCGAGCTCAACGCCGTCGATCTGGCGCTCGATATCGTCGCGCGATTCGCGACCGAGCAGGTGCCGAATTCCTTTTTCGACGGCTGGATGCTGGTCGCCTTCGAGGAAGCGAAGCATTTCCGCATGGTGCGCGCCAGGCTCAACGATCTCGGCGCCGATTACGGCGATCTGCCCGCCCATGACGGGCTCTGGCAGGCCGCCCATTCGACGCGCAACGATCTGACGGCAAGGCTCGCCGTCGTGCCACTGATTCTGGAAGCCCGCGGCCTCGACGTCACCCCGTCGCTGCAGGCGAAGATGCGCCAGACCGGCGATCTCGAAAGTGCAGCGGTGCTCGACGTCATCTACAATGACGAGAAAGGCCATGTCGCCGTCGGCGCCAAATGGTTCCGCTTCCTCTGCGCCCGCGAGAAGCGCGATCCGGCAAAGGCCTTCCAGGAGCTGGTGCGGGCCAATTTCCGCGGACCGCTGAAGCCGCCCTTCAACGACCTTGCCCGCGCCGAGGCCGGGCTGACGCCGTCCTTCTACCGATCGCTCGCATCGATCAGCCACGCTTGA
- a CDS encoding NUDIX domain-containing protein, whose translation MGRPGIDFPGLGVGLVILRDARILLYKRMRSPEAGYWNIVGGKVDHMEPAETAARREAEEETGLTIGSIERLGMTEQIIDADRQHWISILYLARDVEGEPQLTEPDKLSDFGWFPLTELPAPLSAFTKAAIAALSPAERG comes from the coding sequence ATGGGCAGGCCCGGCATTGATTTCCCGGGTCTCGGCGTCGGCCTGGTGATTCTGCGCGACGCCAGGATCCTTCTTTACAAACGTATGCGATCACCTGAAGCCGGCTATTGGAATATCGTCGGCGGCAAGGTCGATCACATGGAGCCGGCAGAGACTGCCGCGCGCCGTGAGGCCGAAGAGGAAACCGGCCTGACGATCGGCAGTATCGAACGGCTCGGCATGACCGAGCAGATCATCGATGCTGACCGCCAACACTGGATCTCGATTCTCTATCTCGCTCGCGACGTCGAGGGCGAGCCTCAACTGACCGAACCGGACAAGCTCTCGGATTTCGGCTGGTTTCCACTGACGGAATTGCCCGCGCCACTGTCGGCCTTCACCAAGGCGGCGATAGCAGCCTTGTCGCCCGCTGAACGCGGCTAA
- a CDS encoding peroxiredoxin yields the protein MAVPGIGVTAPDFNLPRDGGGRVSLAEFHGKPLVLFFYPKDDTTGCTAESLAFTALAAEFEAAGAAVIGMSPDSAACHDKFIKKHRLSVALASDEEKTTLQAYGVWKEKSMYGRNFMGVERTTFLIRQDGTIATIWQKVKVQGHAETVLEAVRNLAA from the coding sequence ATGGCGGTTCCAGGCATCGGCGTCACGGCCCCTGATTTCAACCTTCCCCGCGACGGCGGCGGCCGCGTTTCGCTGGCCGAATTCCACGGCAAGCCGCTCGTGTTGTTCTTCTATCCCAAGGACGACACCACAGGCTGCACCGCCGAATCGCTGGCTTTCACCGCGTTAGCAGCCGAGTTCGAAGCGGCGGGTGCTGCCGTCATCGGCATGTCGCCCGATTCGGCCGCCTGCCATGACAAGTTCATCAAGAAGCACCGTCTTTCGGTGGCGCTTGCCTCGGATGAGGAAAAGACGACGCTGCAGGCCTATGGCGTCTGGAAGGAAAAGAGCATGTACGGCCGCAACTTCATGGGTGTCGAACGCACCACCTTCCTGATTCGCCAGGACGGGACGATCGCCACCATCTGGCAGAAGGTGAAGGTGCAGGGCCATGCCGAAACCGTGCTCGAGGCCGTGAGGAACCTGGCGGCGTGA
- a CDS encoding branched-chain amino acid ABC transporter substrate-binding protein, translating to MINLRGIAAFLALLGAAAESHAAGVTIGVVAPQNGPLALLGAQIAAGAGFEIQQSGNTLVAINETCEENSGAAVAGALVNAKVQVAVGFLCSETLEGALPKLKDANIPAITVSVRSRILMEDALKSGWPLFRAAPADGAEAAKVIEVILKDWAADPIALIEDGTIHGRELTEAVRNALEQNGLKPVFTDTYRPGQEQQIALVRRLKRAGATRVFIGGDRNDIAVIARDAKAENIQLSILGGDAMRAANQPLPLADGVRAVALPEYALLPESAATADALRAKGVEPEGYVLPSLAAALIAGQAGQAAAATGKPLQETLLGTTFQTPVGAIAFTGAHELSQNPYRLLEWRSNGFFPPAAPTQ from the coding sequence ATGATCAACCTGCGTGGCATAGCAGCTTTTCTGGCGCTGCTGGGAGCGGCGGCTGAAAGCCATGCGGCCGGCGTGACGATCGGTGTCGTCGCCCCTCAGAACGGCCCGCTCGCCCTCCTCGGCGCCCAGATTGCCGCCGGCGCCGGTTTCGAGATCCAGCAGTCCGGAAATACCCTCGTCGCCATCAACGAGACCTGCGAGGAGAATAGTGGTGCCGCGGTCGCCGGAGCGCTTGTCAATGCCAAGGTGCAGGTCGCGGTCGGCTTTCTCTGCAGCGAAACGCTGGAAGGAGCGCTGCCGAAGCTGAAGGACGCCAATATTCCGGCGATCACCGTCTCCGTGCGCTCCCGCATCCTGATGGAGGATGCGCTGAAGAGCGGCTGGCCGCTTTTCCGCGCGGCGCCTGCCGACGGTGCGGAGGCGGCAAAGGTCATCGAGGTGATCCTGAAGGACTGGGCCGCCGATCCGATCGCCCTGATCGAGGACGGCACCATCCATGGCCGCGAACTGACGGAAGCGGTGCGCAACGCGCTGGAGCAGAATGGCCTGAAGCCGGTCTTTACCGATACCTACCGGCCGGGACAGGAGCAGCAGATCGCCCTCGTCCGCCGCCTGAAACGAGCCGGCGCCACCAGGGTCTTCATCGGCGGCGACCGCAACGACATCGCCGTCATCGCCCGCGACGCCAAGGCCGAGAACATCCAGCTGTCCATCCTCGGCGGCGATGCCATGCGCGCCGCCAACCAGCCGCTGCCGCTCGCAGATGGCGTGCGCGCCGTCGCCCTGCCCGAATACGCCCTTCTGCCGGAAAGCGCAGCTACAGCCGATGCGCTGCGCGCCAAAGGCGTCGAGCCGGAAGGTTATGTCCTGCCGTCGCTGGCCGCGGCCCTCATTGCCGGCCAGGCGGGGCAAGCCGCAGCTGCGACGGGCAAGCCCCTCCAGGAAACGCTTCTCGGCACGACATTCCAGACGCCGGTCGGCGCTATCGCCTTCACCGGTGCGCATGAACTTTCGCAAAACCCCTACCGCCTGCTCGAATGGCGGAGCAACGGCTTTTTTCCACCTGCCGCGCCGACGCAATGA
- the rpe gene encoding ribulose-phosphate 3-epimerase, protein MTLPIRIAPSILAADFARLGEEVRDVTAAGADWIHLDVMDGHFVPNISFGPDVIKSLRSYTSATFDCHLMISPVDDYLEAFAKAGCDRITVHAEAGPHLHRSLQTIRNLGKKVGVTINPATPLSAIENVLDDVDLILIMSVNPGFGGQKFIPAMAKKIAAAKSLIGDRPIELEVDGGVTVETAPDIARAGGNVLVAGSAIFKGDTVEDYRRTVADLRQAAEGARA, encoded by the coding sequence ATGACGCTGCCCATTCGCATTGCCCCCTCGATCCTCGCAGCGGATTTCGCCAGGCTCGGCGAAGAGGTGCGCGACGTGACGGCTGCCGGCGCCGACTGGATCCATCTCGACGTGATGGACGGCCATTTCGTGCCGAACATTTCCTTCGGCCCCGATGTCATCAAGTCGCTGCGTTCCTACACATCAGCCACCTTCGACTGCCACCTGATGATCTCGCCGGTCGACGACTATCTCGAAGCCTTCGCCAAGGCCGGCTGCGACCGTATCACCGTCCATGCCGAAGCCGGGCCGCATCTGCACCGCTCGCTGCAGACCATCCGTAATCTCGGCAAGAAGGTCGGCGTGACGATCAATCCGGCGACACCGCTCAGCGCGATCGAGAACGTGCTCGACGATGTCGACCTCATCCTGATCATGTCGGTCAATCCCGGCTTCGGCGGACAGAAATTCATTCCGGCGATGGCGAAGAAGATCGCGGCGGCAAAGTCACTGATCGGTGATCGACCGATCGAACTCGAGGTCGACGGCGGCGTCACGGTGGAAACGGCGCCTGATATCGCGCGCGCCGGCGGCAACGTCCTCGTCGCCGGCTCGGCAATTTTCAAGGGCGATACGGTCGAGGATTATCGCCGGACTGTCGCCGATCTGCGTCAGGCAGCCGAAGGGGCACGAGCATGA
- a CDS encoding DEAD/DEAH box helicase: METVFPLTTFADLGLSQKVLSAVTDAGYTIPTPIQAGAIPFALERRDICGIAQTGTGKTASFVLPMLSLLEKGRARARMPRTLILEPTRELAAQVAENFEKYGKNHRLNVALLIGGVSFEDQDRKLERGADVLICTPGRLLDHFERGKLLMSGVEILVIDEADRMLDMGFIPDIERIAKMIPFTRQTLFFSATMPSEIQKLADRFLQNPERIEVAKPASAAATVTQRFVASHGKDYEKRAVLRELVRAQTELKNAIVFCNRKKDVADLFRSLERHGFSVGALHGDMDQRSRTMTLQSFRDGNLQLLVASDVAARGLDIPDVSHVFNFDVPIHSEDYVHRIGRTGRAGRSGAAFTLVTKRDTKFVDAIEKLIGEKVEWLSGDLTSLPPPAEDSRDSERPRRNSRERGARDGAGRDRAPRENGDKDRGRGRGNRAAASHKSDNDIQDNGVDVIEAAPVKADIVKNERKAEQKPQNNARNSRPYPANDDSRDRRRHRDHDDGPTPVGFGDDIPAFMLIAGSAKV; the protein is encoded by the coding sequence ATGGAAACAGTTTTCCCTTTGACGACATTTGCTGACCTTGGCCTAAGCCAAAAAGTGCTATCCGCTGTTACGGACGCGGGCTACACGATCCCCACGCCCATTCAGGCGGGAGCCATCCCGTTTGCGCTCGAGCGCCGCGATATTTGCGGTATCGCGCAGACCGGCACTGGCAAGACGGCATCCTTCGTGCTGCCGATGCTGTCACTTCTGGAGAAGGGCCGTGCGCGTGCGCGCATGCCCCGCACGCTGATTCTTGAACCGACGCGCGAACTCGCCGCCCAGGTCGCCGAGAACTTCGAGAAATACGGCAAGAACCACCGCCTTAACGTCGCCCTTCTGATCGGCGGCGTTTCCTTCGAGGACCAGGACCGCAAGCTCGAACGCGGCGCCGATGTGCTGATCTGCACCCCTGGCCGCCTTCTCGACCATTTCGAGCGCGGCAAGCTGCTGATGAGCGGCGTCGAGATCCTCGTCATCGACGAGGCCGACCGCATGCTCGACATGGGTTTCATCCCCGATATCGAGCGCATCGCCAAGATGATCCCGTTCACCCGCCAGACGCTGTTCTTCTCGGCAACCATGCCGTCGGAGATCCAGAAGCTCGCGGACCGTTTCCTGCAGAATCCCGAGCGCATCGAGGTCGCAAAGCCGGCTTCCGCCGCAGCGACCGTGACGCAGCGTTTCGTCGCTTCGCACGGCAAGGATTACGAAAAGCGCGCCGTCCTGCGCGAACTCGTCCGCGCCCAGACCGAACTCAAGAACGCCATCGTCTTCTGCAACCGCAAGAAGGATGTCGCCGATCTGTTCCGGTCGCTCGAGCGTCACGGCTTCTCGGTCGGCGCTCTGCATGGCGACATGGACCAGCGTTCCCGCACGATGACGCTGCAGAGTTTCCGTGACGGCAATCTCCAGCTTCTGGTCGCTTCCGACGTCGCCGCCCGCGGCCTCGATATCCCCGATGTCAGCCACGTCTTCAATTTCGACGTGCCGATCCATTCCGAGGATTACGTCCACCGCATCGGCCGCACCGGCCGTGCCGGCCGCTCGGGTGCCGCCTTCACCCTCGTCACCAAGCGCGACACCAAATTCGTCGATGCCATTGAGAAGCTGATCGGCGAAAAGGTCGAATGGTTGAGCGGTGACCTGACGTCGCTGCCGCCGCCGGCAGAAGACAGCCGGGATAGCGAACGCCCGCGCCGCAATAGCCGCGAGCGTGGCGCCAGAGATGGTGCAGGCCGAGATCGTGCGCCGAGAGAGAATGGCGACAAGGATCGTGGACGCGGACGCGGCAATCGCGCCGCCGCGAGTCATAAATCTGATAACGACATACAGGATAATGGCGTCGACGTGATTGAAGCAGCACCAGTAAAGGCCGACATCGTGAAGAACGAGCGCAAAGCAGAGCAGAAGCCGCAGAACAACGCGCGCAACAGTCGGCCCTACCCGGCAAACGACGACAGCCGCGACCGCCGCCGTCATCGCGACCACGACGACGGCCCGACCCCGGTCGGCTTCGGCGACGATATCCCGGCCTTCATGCTGATCGCCGGCAGCGCCAAGGTCTAA
- a CDS encoding TfoX/Sxy family protein codes for MDNAGIEEMFQGLGPVTIKRMFGGKGIYHLGRIIALEVRDEMLLKADETSAPEFAAAGSTQWTYEGKKGKPVKMPYWSIPDEAYDDPDLMAKWVRLAYEASLRAE; via the coding sequence ATGGACAATGCCGGGATCGAGGAAATGTTTCAGGGGCTCGGGCCAGTCACGATCAAGCGCATGTTCGGTGGAAAGGGCATCTATCATCTCGGACGGATCATCGCGCTCGAAGTGCGCGACGAAATGCTGCTGAAGGCCGACGAGACGAGCGCCCCGGAGTTTGCCGCCGCTGGCTCCACGCAATGGACCTATGAGGGAAAGAAGGGCAAGCCGGTAAAAATGCCCTATTGGTCGATCCCCGACGAGGCTTACGATGATCCCGATCTGATGGCGAAATGGGTGAGGCTTGCCTATGAGGCGTCGCTTCGCGCCGAATAG
- a CDS encoding low affinity iron permease family protein, whose translation MKHLFARFATKTSEWAGKPAAFILALTVVVIWASLGPFFDYSETWQLIINTGTTIITFLMVFVLQNAQTRDTRAIQAKLNEIILTSHAENRFIGIENLDEEELKRLNQLVAKAAKGRGETEACRVSESTEAANAAPSKKAEARKRSVAAKAPKQKQRPLEKS comes from the coding sequence ATGAAGCATCTGTTTGCCCGCTTCGCAACCAAGACATCGGAATGGGCGGGCAAGCCCGCCGCCTTCATCCTGGCGCTGACGGTTGTCGTCATTTGGGCCTCGCTCGGCCCCTTCTTCGACTATTCCGAAACATGGCAGCTAATCATCAATACCGGCACGACGATCATCACCTTCCTGATGGTCTTCGTGCTGCAGAACGCCCAGACGCGCGACACGCGGGCGATCCAGGCCAAGCTCAACGAAATCATCCTGACCAGCCATGCCGAGAACCGTTTCATCGGCATCGAAAATCTCGACGAGGAGGAGCTGAAGCGCCTCAACCAGCTGGTCGCCAAGGCCGCCAAGGGCAGGGGTGAGACGGAGGCTTGCAGGGTATCGGAGTCAACCGAAGCGGCAAATGCGGCGCCGTCGAAAAAGGCGGAGGCGCGGAAACGCTCTGTTGCCGCCAAAGCGCCGAAGCAGAAACAACGGCCGCTTGAGAAAAGCTAA